atatattattaaatatttatctTGAGGATCAAGATTTAGCTGTTggcaaataaatctggattttgtgaacttaaatatttaactaaatcttaaatctctaaaaagatttatagctaaatatttaactggccagcaaaatctcaaaaaaaaaaagatttaacatttgCTAAATATTTAAGTAAATGTTAAATCTCTTCACCCACATGTCAACCCCATAGTAAAGTGTCACTGGAGCAGCGCATGAACACGCAGTGAGGATTCTGTGTGACGGGATTCAGTGCAGGCATCAGTGTGAACACATTAATTATATAAGCAAATAAGAacacttataaaatggcttggataaatcaAACGCCGTGATTGGCTAAATATGATCACGTGACCGTCTTATGCAAGGTTATAGGGGTGAATCCCCTATGAAAATACGTCAATTtcatggatttattttctttaaaatcacaAAATCTCTGTCTCTTTGGCCATGGCGATCATTCCTATAAAGCCCCGGACTGAAGAATGTAAAAATCGCGGTGGAGATCGGCTGTGTTGGATCTTAACAACGAAGGGACAGCGTAATTAAAGCCCAGGTTTTCGGAGCGTCGCTGGCTTATTGGTGATTTTGTGATCTTGTCCTTACCACAAACAGCATTCTTGCTCCCActgttaaaatcagtcctgcatagtttacatAAAATATGACCTTTTTCAACTTTGCTTACGGgtatgtgagaatatgttgttgtGTAAACTTGAAATTTGTATCaatatcttttgtttatttaacccGGGAGTGCTTATCGCACGCGAAGCAGAAGAGCAAATACTGAATGCATGCCGGCCACAGgcctcccctgggtcctaaacacTGCTAAGTACATACGgagattgcagtaaccacagaccgtACATGACTTTTTGCAGACTTAAAGTTTAACAGTAAGTTTTGAAAAGTTCCCAAAAAAACACCAAAGTCCCGGCAAATAAGGAAGACTTGACAGGTCTGAAAGTGTATTGCAGTGAGCAGTTTTGTTCAGGTTGACGGATGTGACGTTCTGCATGGCTGCCTCGCTGACCGTCTGGGAGGTTCTGGAAAAGTTAAACTAGTTGAGAAGAGACACAGTCAGTGCGTTTGGAAGGGGCAGAGCATTATTATTGTGCTAGGCAAAACAGTGACTTTAAATGTCAACTTTAACTACAAAAGTGTATAAACCCTGTAAATAACAGTTCCCTTTTAAATTTTAAactgcactgcaaaaaaaacattgaatacctaaaacaattaaataataattactcaGCAATAATACATTTTTGTCCAGCAAATATGTAGTTTCTagactatgtgtgtgtgtatgtatatatatatatatatatatatatatatatatatatatatatatatatatatatatatatatagcactggCTGAATGATATTTTACATTGAGCTTGATTTAAAGGTGCAATGTTATTGTTCTGATTGATTCAAACTCATTAAAGTAATGTTTTATTGAAATGTCATTGCTGCAGAAAATATATTTCTTTGTAGATTCTCGTGGGGACAaattaaaattgaacaaaaaacGGTCCTCGCAGGCTCCAATCTAGGCTGctggttgacaaaaaaaaaaaatgcaagcatTTTCTGAATacatatatagttatttataagATAAACTGTACTGTTTCTTTGGTGGCCAATAATTAATTTTCTATAGGAATCCTAGTTAAAATTACACAGCATCCTACACTTTGGCATTGTCTTATGTTTAGTGGCTTTGGTGCCTCTACAAATGTAattgaactgaaggccattttggtCTTGCTCTTTTTGTTGCCAGTTTAGAGCCCTGAAatatgaaatgtttttgttgaAGTTGCAGCAGTGGTGTCAGAATGACAATTAGAAACACGCTCCTCTCACAGGGATGCTTCATGATCAGCTTTCACAGACAGATGTGGGAAAATAAATATAGCTTCAAAATGCACTCATATATGCATATATGTAAATTAGGGGACTGTTTTAGAACATCTGTTTAGgctaaaagcaaacaaaacaaacaaaaaggagacAACTTTTTGATGTCAGTCTTGAGCCCTGCATTACACTGTAACCAGAGATGGctaattataaatattataatcaAACAGTTAAACAGTATTGCTGATAAGGGTGTCTAGGGGGTAGGAGGTGCACAGTCTCGAGTTCAAATGCCATCCTCTGCACCGCCCTCCTCTCTCTGATTCTACATACCTGCAAGCCCTTTTAAAATTCTTGTGCCCCCTTCTCTTCAGTACCATCGACACTGCTTCCCTTATCCTTGTCCAGATGGACCTTTCCATTTCAGATGTGACTACTATTATTGAGTGTGCTTAGGTTAAATGTTGATATTTTTTAGAATATTTGTAACAATTTGTGTGAAGAAATCTAGTCCTGAGCTTCTCTGGACAAATTATTGGGACATTCTTACATCTGCACAGCACATGAAAGAACAAACAAGAAATCAAACTGCTAATGCTACAAACCTGCTGACAAATAATTCAGACACTTCACTGATTCTCCTAATTAATCTGCACTATTGTATAGAAGAGCTTGCTAGTTGTGTCTCTGTACAGCAGCTCCACACATACAGGAACATGCCAGtgctgtgtgtgacagggagTGTTCTTTCAGCACAGCACGGCAACAAGAGGAGAAAACTAATCCAGGGCTTCACATGGAAAGCTTTCATTTCTAAGAGGAACAAACTGTTCTTTCCCTTTAACAGGGTGGGGAATCATGGCTGCAGAACAAGAGGCTGAAGAAACTGTTTCTCAAGAGCTGCACCATCTATCTGAGCTGAGGATCGTGCTGCTTGGGGGACAGTGGGCTGGGAAGAGTGCATCAGcgaacaccatcctgggcagagaggAGTTTGGAGCGGGATTCATCACCTCTGATGTAACGGAGGAGTGTGAGATGGGAACAAGAGAAGTGTCTGGGAGACGGGTCACTGTGGTCGACACTCCAGACTTGTTAAATAAAGACAGGCTCAAGATTGAGAGATGTGTTcctctgtctgccccgggaccccacgctctCCTCCTGGTGATACCGGTGTATCAAGTAGAAGAGTATTACAAATCTTTTGATAAAATGCAGGAGCTCTTTGGTGAGAGAGCTCTGAGGAACACAATGATCCTTTTCACCTTCGGGGATAAACTGGaaggcaggacgattgagcagcacattgaggaagctggtgaggagctccagcagcttgttggaaaatgtgggaacaggtatcatgttctcaacaatAGGAACAGGAGCGATCacactcaggtcacacagctcctggacaagatagacaacatggtgaagggaAGTGGAGGCTGCTACCTTCCAAATGAGATTTACCAGGATGTAGAAGAAAGAATTAGACTAAAGGAACAGGAGCTGAATGAGAAACACAAAGAGGAactgaggaggagagaagaggagatgaaacagaaatatgagaaGGAACAGTGTAGgatagaagaggagatgaaacagaaatatgaggaggaacagtttAGAAGAGAAGATGAGATGATGGAGAAATTGAGGAAGCAAATGAAGGAAGAGGAGCTGGAGAAAGAGCCAGAGGAATCCAAGCTGCCTTTCAGGAGAAGGAACAGCATTGAAGGACTACGTCCCAACAGTAAGTATTCATTTTAATCCCCGACTCTCAGTTCAGTAAAATCATCTTTCTGAGGCAAATACGTAGTTCAGTCTTTCTGTGGGACTTCTTGAGGCAAAATCATTGCTAGCTTACCTGCTGTATTGACCTGCAGTCAATCTTTGTTATTAGTCGTGACATTGAAGCTTGCTTGCGGTCcttgaacaaataaaacattgaTTGATGCTTTAAATACtctctataaaatgtgtttttcaatattatatatactactacagtatataatacTACAGTAATATCATGTATAAATCTGACTTGCAGGTTAATCATAGAATATCTGTGGTGCTTTAGAGACATAATTCACAAAGTCAAGCACAGTCACAGATGTGACATTTCATTTTTCTGAAAcaataaagttgttgtttttcagTTTCCACAGGTGAAGGAGAGGCTCCCCTTGCAGATAACCAAGCGCCTCCCAGTCCCCCTGAGCTGAGGATGGTGCTGCTTGGGAAGACTGGGGCTgggaagagtgcagcaggaaacaccatcctgggcagagaggAGTTCAGATCTGAAGCCAGCTCCTCTGCAGTaacgagggagtgtgagaagagaaaagGACAAGTGGCTGGGAGATGTGTTGCTGTGATCGACACTCCAGAGCTCTCTCAGGACAAACTCCAGATTAGgagctgtgtttctctgtctgccccgggaccaCATGCTTTCCTCATGGTGATACCGGTGGGCCGATTCACAGAGGAAGACAGGAGAGCAGTGGAGACAGTCCAGGAGATATTCAGTGAGGAGGCTGTGAGGAGGTACATGATGCTCCttttcacacacagtgacaaactgaAAGGCAAGACCATTGAGGATTATATTCAGACAGGCAGCAAggagctccagcagcttgttgagaaatgtgggaacaggCATCTTGTTCTCAACAATGAGGACAGGAGTGatcgcactcaggtcacacagctcctggacaagatagacaacatggtgaagggaAACAACGGCAGCTACTACACCAGTGAGATGTACCAGCAAGCAGAAGCAAAGATCAGACAAAGACAAGAGGAGATACTGAAGGAGAAGGAAGAGACAATATTGAGGGAGGAAGAGGAACTGAGGGCAAAGCACCTGAAAGAACTGGAGAACACGAAAAGGAAGATGAGATTGGAAATCCAGAAACGAGAAGAGAAGatcagagagctggaggagaGGATAGGAGAACTGGAGGAAGAGCTGAGGAAAGAACAGGGAGAGAATCACAGGATGAAACT
This genomic window from Acipenser ruthenus chromosome 53, fAciRut3.2 maternal haplotype, whole genome shotgun sequence contains:
- the LOC131723164 gene encoding GTPase IMAP family member 8-like, which translates into the protein MAAEQEAEETVSQELHHLSELRIVLLGGQWAGKSASANTILGREEFGAGFITSDVTEECEMGTREVSGRRVTVVDTPDLLNKDRLKIERCVPLSAPGPHALLLVIPVYQVEEYYKSFDKMQELFGERALRNTMILFTFGDKLEGRTIEQHIEEAGEELQQLVGKCGNRYHVLNNRNRSDHTQVTQLLDKIDNMVKGSGGCYLPNEIYQDVEERIRLKEQELNEKHKEELRRREEEMKQKYEKEQCRIEEEMKQKYEEEQFRREDEMMEKLRKQMKEEELEKEPEESKLPFRRRNSIEGLRPNISTGEGEAPLADNQAPPSPPELRMVLLGKTGAGKSAAGNTILGREEFRSEASSSAVTRECEKRKGQVAGRCVAVIDTPELSQDKLQIRSCVSLSAPGPHAFLMVIPVGRFTEEDRRAVETVQEIFSEEAVRRYMMLLFTHSDKLKGKTIEDYIQTGSKELQQLVEKCGNRHLVLNNEDRSDRTQVTQLLDKIDNMVKGNNGSYYTSEMYQQAEAKIRQRQEEILKEKEETILREEEELRAKHLKELENTKRKMRLEIQKREEKIRELEERIGELEEELRKEQGENHRMKLEEELRRKREERERAEQEKEDCMEKGERERGEYEEKHRREIEAVRQRYEEILRREAERSNGFISTYENPAEASGERAALGAVISAVAAALVEGAEVGSVLHTVSRAISEETALGAVMHAAKEAVREGAAQRAVISAVAAALREGAAIRTVLHTVAEAIEAAPQETSQRDL